One genomic window of Oncorhynchus clarkii lewisi isolate Uvic-CL-2024 chromosome 5, UVic_Ocla_1.0, whole genome shotgun sequence includes the following:
- the LOC139409071 gene encoding kelch-like protein 26 isoform X1, with translation MAESDGGDFASNRPQNSMANQNSTLRCTFSAPSHSATLLQGLSVLRVQGQLLDVVLAINEERFQVHKAVLASCSDYFRAMFTGGMRESNKDTIELKGLSARGLKHIIDFAYSADVTLDLDCIQDVLGAAVFLQMVPVVELCEEFLKSAMSVETCLNIGQMATTFNLSSLKESVDTFTFRHFLQIAEEEDFLHIPMERLVFFLQSNKLKNCSEIDLFHAAIRWLQHDEARRAGANKVLCHVRFPLMRSSELVDSVQTVDIMVEDVLCRQYLLEAFNFQILPFRQHEMQSPRTVIRSEVVSLITFGGTPYTDNDRTVSSKVFYLPDIAARQFKELTEAETGSSHACVSVLDNFVYVVGGQHLQYRSGEGAVNVCFRYDPHLSQWLRIQPMQEVRIQFQLNVLQGQLYATGGRNRSGSLSSVECYCPKKNEWTYVEPLKRRIWGHAGTPCGDKLYISGGYGVSVDDKKALHCYDPTSDQWDFKSPMNEPRVLHAMISAKDRVYCLGGRMDHVDRCFDVLVVEYYIPENDQWTTVSPMRAGQSEAGCCLLDKNIYIVGGYNWHLNNVTSIVQVYNTEADEWERDLHFPESFAGIACTPIILPQTTTQR, from the exons ATGGCGGAGTCGGATGGTGGGGATTTCGCCTCGAATCGTCCGCAGAACAG TATGGCTAACCAGAATAGCACCCTGCGTTGCACGTTCTCAGCCCCAAGCCATAGCGCCACTCTCCTGCAGGGCTTGTCGGTCCTGCGAGTCCAGGGGCAGCTCCTGGATGTGGTGCTGGCCATCAATGAGGAGCGCTTCCAGGTTCACAAGGCAGTGCTGGCCTCCTGCAGTGACTACTTCAG AGCCATGTTCACCGGAGGCATGAGGGAGTCAAACAAGGATACCATTGAGCTGAAAGGCTTGTCCGCCCGTGGCCTGAAACATATAATTGACTTTGCTTACAGCGCAGATGTCACACTTGACCTGGACTGCATTCAGGATGTACTGGGAGCAGCTGTCTTTCTCCAGATGGTCCCAGTCGTGGAGCTTTGTGAGGAGTTCCTCAAATCAGCCATGAGCGTAGAGACCTGCCTGAACATTGGCCAGATGGCCACCACCTTCAACCTGTCCTCCCTCAAGGAGTCTGTGGACACCTTTACCTTCCGCCACTTCCTGCAGATCGCTGAGGAGGAGGACTTCCTGCACATTCCCATGGAGCGCCTGGTCTTCTTCCTGCAGAGCAACAAGCTGAAGAACTGCAGCGAGATCGACCTGTTCCACGCTGCCATCCGCTGGCTGCAGCACGACGAGGCCCGCCGGGCCGGAGCCAACAAAGTGCTCTGCCACGTACGATTCCCCCTCATGCGCTCCTCGGAGCTGGTAGACAGCGTGCAGACGGTGGACATCATGGTAGAGGACGTGCTGTGCAGGCAGTACCTCCTGGAGGCCTTCAACTTCCAGATCCTCCCCTTTCGTCAGCACGAGATGCAGTCCCCTCGGACTGTGATCCGCTCCGAAGTAGTTTCACTCATTACCTTTGGTGGGACACCCTACACTGACAATGATCGTACTGTGAGCAGTAAGGTGTTCTATCTTCCAGACATTGCCGCGCGTCAGTTCAAGGAACTAACGGAGGCGGAGACAGGTTCCAGCCACGCCTGTGTATCGGTGCTGGACAACTTTGTTTACGTAGTAGGCGGGCAGCACCTGCAGTACCGCAGCGGCGAAGGGGCGGTAAACGTCTGCTTCCGCTATGACCCGCACCTGAGCCAATGGCTGCGCATCCAGCCGATGCAGGAGGTGCGCATTCAGTTCCAGCTCAACGTTCTTCAAGGACAACTCTACGCCACTGGGGGGCGCAACCGATCTGGAAGTCTGTCGTCCGTAGAGTGCTACTGTCCCAAGAAAAATGAGTGGACCTACGTGGAACCACTGAAACGCAGAATCTGGGGCCATGCAGGAACTCCCTGTGGTGACAAGCTCTACATCTCAGGGGGTTACGGTGTCTCGGTGGACGATAAGAAAGCCCTGCACTGTTATGATCCCACATCTGACCAATGGGACTTCAAATCGCCCATGAATGAGCCCAGAGTGCTTCATGCTATGATCAGCGCCAAAGACCGTGTTTACTGCCTGGGCGGTCGCATGGACCACGTGGACCGCTGCTTTGACGTCCTGGTGGTTGAGTATTATATTCCAGAGAATGACCAGTGGACCACTGTTAGCCCCATGCGAGCAGGGCAATCTGAGGCAGGCTGCTGCTTGTTggacaaaaatatctatatcgtTGGAGGGTACAATTGGCATCTAAACAATGTCACAAGCATCGTGCAAGTGTACAACACAGAGGCTGATGAGTGGGAGAGGGACTTGCACTTCCCTGAGTCTTTTGCAGGAATTGCGTGTACGCCGATCATACTTCCACAAACCACCACGCAACGGTAA
- the LOC139409071 gene encoding kelch-like protein 26 isoform X2 has product MAESDGGDFASNRPQNRAMFTGGMRESNKDTIELKGLSARGLKHIIDFAYSADVTLDLDCIQDVLGAAVFLQMVPVVELCEEFLKSAMSVETCLNIGQMATTFNLSSLKESVDTFTFRHFLQIAEEEDFLHIPMERLVFFLQSNKLKNCSEIDLFHAAIRWLQHDEARRAGANKVLCHVRFPLMRSSELVDSVQTVDIMVEDVLCRQYLLEAFNFQILPFRQHEMQSPRTVIRSEVVSLITFGGTPYTDNDRTVSSKVFYLPDIAARQFKELTEAETGSSHACVSVLDNFVYVVGGQHLQYRSGEGAVNVCFRYDPHLSQWLRIQPMQEVRIQFQLNVLQGQLYATGGRNRSGSLSSVECYCPKKNEWTYVEPLKRRIWGHAGTPCGDKLYISGGYGVSVDDKKALHCYDPTSDQWDFKSPMNEPRVLHAMISAKDRVYCLGGRMDHVDRCFDVLVVEYYIPENDQWTTVSPMRAGQSEAGCCLLDKNIYIVGGYNWHLNNVTSIVQVYNTEADEWERDLHFPESFAGIACTPIILPQTTTQR; this is encoded by the exons ATGGCGGAGTCGGATGGTGGGGATTTCGCCTCGAATCGTCCGCAGAACAG AGCCATGTTCACCGGAGGCATGAGGGAGTCAAACAAGGATACCATTGAGCTGAAAGGCTTGTCCGCCCGTGGCCTGAAACATATAATTGACTTTGCTTACAGCGCAGATGTCACACTTGACCTGGACTGCATTCAGGATGTACTGGGAGCAGCTGTCTTTCTCCAGATGGTCCCAGTCGTGGAGCTTTGTGAGGAGTTCCTCAAATCAGCCATGAGCGTAGAGACCTGCCTGAACATTGGCCAGATGGCCACCACCTTCAACCTGTCCTCCCTCAAGGAGTCTGTGGACACCTTTACCTTCCGCCACTTCCTGCAGATCGCTGAGGAGGAGGACTTCCTGCACATTCCCATGGAGCGCCTGGTCTTCTTCCTGCAGAGCAACAAGCTGAAGAACTGCAGCGAGATCGACCTGTTCCACGCTGCCATCCGCTGGCTGCAGCACGACGAGGCCCGCCGGGCCGGAGCCAACAAAGTGCTCTGCCACGTACGATTCCCCCTCATGCGCTCCTCGGAGCTGGTAGACAGCGTGCAGACGGTGGACATCATGGTAGAGGACGTGCTGTGCAGGCAGTACCTCCTGGAGGCCTTCAACTTCCAGATCCTCCCCTTTCGTCAGCACGAGATGCAGTCCCCTCGGACTGTGATCCGCTCCGAAGTAGTTTCACTCATTACCTTTGGTGGGACACCCTACACTGACAATGATCGTACTGTGAGCAGTAAGGTGTTCTATCTTCCAGACATTGCCGCGCGTCAGTTCAAGGAACTAACGGAGGCGGAGACAGGTTCCAGCCACGCCTGTGTATCGGTGCTGGACAACTTTGTTTACGTAGTAGGCGGGCAGCACCTGCAGTACCGCAGCGGCGAAGGGGCGGTAAACGTCTGCTTCCGCTATGACCCGCACCTGAGCCAATGGCTGCGCATCCAGCCGATGCAGGAGGTGCGCATTCAGTTCCAGCTCAACGTTCTTCAAGGACAACTCTACGCCACTGGGGGGCGCAACCGATCTGGAAGTCTGTCGTCCGTAGAGTGCTACTGTCCCAAGAAAAATGAGTGGACCTACGTGGAACCACTGAAACGCAGAATCTGGGGCCATGCAGGAACTCCCTGTGGTGACAAGCTCTACATCTCAGGGGGTTACGGTGTCTCGGTGGACGATAAGAAAGCCCTGCACTGTTATGATCCCACATCTGACCAATGGGACTTCAAATCGCCCATGAATGAGCCCAGAGTGCTTCATGCTATGATCAGCGCCAAAGACCGTGTTTACTGCCTGGGCGGTCGCATGGACCACGTGGACCGCTGCTTTGACGTCCTGGTGGTTGAGTATTATATTCCAGAGAATGACCAGTGGACCACTGTTAGCCCCATGCGAGCAGGGCAATCTGAGGCAGGCTGCTGCTTGTTggacaaaaatatctatatcgtTGGAGGGTACAATTGGCATCTAAACAATGTCACAAGCATCGTGCAAGTGTACAACACAGAGGCTGATGAGTGGGAGAGGGACTTGCACTTCCCTGAGTCTTTTGCAGGAATTGCGTGTACGCCGATCATACTTCCACAAACCACCACGCAACGGTAA